One Clostridiales bacterium genomic window carries:
- a CDS encoding ABC-F family ATP-binding cassette domain-containing protein — protein MSLLLMENITKEFKMRTVLNGVTLKVEKGERLALIGPNGSGKSTLLKIAVGLESCDSGNVSIARNIKVGYLSQSVNDIINDDNGETAIYCKNVMGMEKKMRQLEMKMSNLSPADKNEQKTLLDEYAKLTSRFEAIDGYNAETEIKKILFGMDIREEALTIPICKLSGGEKMRVAIARMLLTKPDLIILDEPTNHLDIGACEWLEGFLCKFSGGVIVVSHDRYFLDHVATRVAELVNGCITERAGNYTNFMEQKGIMKDYLLKEQKRLEIQIKRDNEVVQRLKSMGRISAWKSREHITQKRNEERLKDLKEMKQRNHLYKKNPPKIAFKKVDHTSKDIAEVRGLFKSFKDVDLFKNAEFCIRGGERVGIIGPNGCGKTTLINILLGNDKDYKGYVRLGEWVKYSYMGQEISFKDENRTVVDEIMAQKEMLQSEALDYLSRFQFYGDDTKKSIGVLSGGERVRLYLACIMLGEPTCLILDEPTNHLDIAAREALESALLEFKGTVIAVTHDRYFLNSCVNRILEISGCRINSYEGNYEHYRQMKDKAYNSDDRTIHKQGKWKKENVSEKIKSDGTKIDGDNIEWEIMRLEKMAKDMERSFDSGTDPEKYREYNDLLNRIDKLYAAWDSTI, from the coding sequence ATGAGTTTATTATTAATGGAAAATATTACTAAGGAATTTAAAATGAGGACAGTATTGAACGGAGTAACCCTGAAAGTGGAAAAGGGAGAAAGGCTTGCGTTGATCGGACCGAATGGTTCGGGGAAATCCACACTCCTTAAAATAGCTGTCGGCTTGGAATCCTGTGACAGCGGAAATGTTTCGATCGCCCGCAATATAAAAGTCGGCTATCTTTCGCAAAGCGTGAATGATATTATAAACGATGATAATGGGGAAACAGCCATATATTGCAAGAATGTGATGGGTATGGAAAAGAAAATGAGACAGCTTGAGATGAAGATGTCGAACCTTTCCCCAGCCGATAAAAATGAGCAGAAGACGTTGCTTGATGAATATGCAAAGCTTACTTCAAGATTTGAAGCCATCGATGGATATAATGCCGAAACGGAAATAAAAAAAATACTCTTTGGGATGGACATACGGGAAGAGGCTCTTACTATTCCCATTTGCAAACTCAGCGGCGGCGAAAAGATGCGTGTCGCGATAGCCAGGATGCTGCTGACTAAGCCGGACCTTATAATACTCGATGAGCCCACAAATCATTTGGATATTGGCGCTTGCGAGTGGCTTGAAGGCTTCCTTTGTAAATTTAGCGGCGGAGTTATTGTAGTATCCCATGACAGGTATTTTTTGGACCATGTCGCAACAAGGGTAGCTGAGCTTGTAAATGGGTGCATAACCGAAAGGGCTGGTAACTACACTAATTTTATGGAACAAAAGGGGATTATGAAGGATTATCTTTTAAAGGAACAGAAGAGGCTTGAGATACAAATCAAAAGGGATAACGAAGTTGTACAGAGACTTAAAAGCATGGGAAGAATAAGCGCATGGAAAAGCCGGGAGCATATAACGCAAAAAAGGAATGAAGAAAGACTCAAAGACTTGAAGGAAATGAAGCAGAGAAACCATTTATATAAAAAAAATCCGCCGAAGATAGCATTTAAAAAAGTTGACCATACAAGCAAGGATATTGCAGAAGTAAGAGGTCTTTTCAAGAGTTTCAAAGACGTGGATTTATTCAAAAATGCGGAGTTTTGCATAAGAGGCGGTGAAAGGGTAGGAATAATCGGACCGAATGGATGCGGTAAGACTACGCTTATAAATATACTGCTTGGAAATGATAAGGATTACAAAGGCTATGTAAGGTTGGGTGAATGGGTCAAATATTCATACATGGGACAGGAGATTTCTTTTAAGGATGAGAACAGAACTGTCGTGGATGAAATAATGGCCCAGAAAGAAATGCTGCAATCCGAGGCTTTGGATTATCTGTCGAGGTTTCAGTTTTATGGCGATGATACAAAAAAGAGTATCGGCGTTTTAAGTGGCGGAGAAAGAGTAAGGCTGTATCTTGCGTGTATAATGCTCGGCGAGCCTACATGCCTTATACTTGATGAGCCCACAAATCACCTGGACATAGCCGCAAGGGAAGCATTAGAGTCTGCACTTTTAGAATTTAAAGGCACTGTTATTGCGGTGACCCACGACAGATATTTTCTGAACAGTTGTGTAAACAGGATACTTGAAATATCGGGATGCAGGATAAATTCATATGAGGGAAACTATGAGCATTACAGGCAGATGAAAGATAAGGCTTATAATTCGGATGACAGGACGATTCACAAACAGGGAAAATGGAAAAAGGAAAATGTGAGCGAAAAGATAAAAAGCGATGGTACAAAGATAGACGGCGATAATATAGAATGGGAAATAATGAGGCTTGAAAAGATGGCAAAGGATATGGAGCGGTCATTTGATAGCGGGACGGATCCTGAAAAATATCGTGAATATAACGACCTGTTAAATAGAATCGACAAATTATATGCAGCATGGGATAGTACCATTTAA
- a CDS encoding DUF4180 domain-containing protein has product MPIRYAILGLLSYKSLTGYDLKKIMQDSPFMYWSGNNNQIYKALVDLHNEGYVTSEIFHQESFPSKKVYTITDAGLSELKRWTLSLPEVPEIRNTFLVQLAWTAQLSNKEIDSLLSKYEQEINGRLAIEQQKINRGCFSPKRTPREACIWELLYDNVLKAYKSELEWVNKVRQALHKFNDADYEKKANNSIGSESEEKSMDYQVVEKDNQKYIKLDHSGAFIEKEQDALKLVSICAENGTNLLLIQDERLPNEFLQLKTGIAGAVLQKLAMYNIKAVAVLDQDRIKGKFRDFIFESNRGNTFRVYKSFDEAEQWLLNNNH; this is encoded by the coding sequence ATGCCCATTAGATATGCAATTTTGGGATTATTGAGTTATAAATCGCTTACAGGTTATGACCTTAAAAAAATCATGCAGGATTCACCTTTTATGTATTGGTCTGGAAACAACAACCAAATTTATAAGGCGTTAGTTGATCTGCATAATGAAGGCTATGTGACGAGTGAGATTTTCCATCAGGAAAGTTTTCCGTCAAAAAAAGTATACACAATTACGGATGCAGGTTTATCGGAATTAAAACGATGGACGCTATCTTTACCAGAAGTACCTGAAATAAGGAATACTTTTCTTGTTCAGCTTGCCTGGACGGCACAGCTTAGCAACAAAGAAATAGATTCGTTGCTATCCAAGTACGAGCAAGAAATAAATGGCCGGCTTGCTATTGAACAGCAAAAAATAAACAGAGGTTGCTTTTCCCCAAAACGGACACCTAGGGAAGCATGTATTTGGGAATTGCTGTATGACAATGTTTTAAAGGCTTATAAAAGTGAGCTGGAATGGGTGAATAAGGTTAGGCAGGCACTTCATAAATTCAACGATGCGGATTATGAAAAAAAAGCAAATAACTCAATCGGATCTGAAAGTGAGGAGAAATCAATGGATTATCAAGTTGTTGAAAAAGATAACCAAAAATATATCAAGCTGGACCATTCGGGAGCTTTTATCGAAAAGGAACAGGACGCTTTGAAACTCGTATCGATTTGTGCAGAGAATGGGACAAACCTTTTATTGATCCAGGATGAAAGATTACCCAATGAGTTTTTGCAGCTAAAAACAGGAATTGCAGGAGCGGTATTGCAGAAATTAGCTATGTACAATATTAAGGCGGTTGCCGTGCTTGACCAAGATAGAATCAAAGGCAAGTTCAGGGATTTTATTTTCGAAAGCAACCGCGGTAATACATTCAGAGTCTATAAAAGCTTCGACGAAGCCGAGCAGTGGCTTTTGAACAATAATCATTGA
- a CDS encoding family 2 glycosyl transferase — translation MNQIRKRLWIILIPALCIAAAALFVIFQNQRRDPYPSPPKTVQAADIVGIRLNSRTNGKYFYLNKNGKWTCMFLKGVNIGLTLPTTDLDNPDIPYSTYLKWFSEISAMNANTIKVYTVMNPDFYNALYDYNRGHPKSILYLLQGIWFNEEEMSVIGDAFGENETILKQFERAALETVDIVHGKSDYTSYGSISKATYHKDVSEYVAGYIMGLEWSPDFVIKTDNAHPDRRFYSGKYLYTQNASPFESFLCQAGDFLVDYETSNYHAQHPVAFLNWSGTDPIKHSDEPDLQEDMVSVDTEHIQGTKAYAAGLFAAMDVYPYYPEFLNYQREYVNHRDPSGKTNPFRAYLGDLQNHYRVPVIVSEFGLSTSRGMAHKSIMGYNQGGISETDQGKMDVSMLEDIARERYAGAMVFSWQDEWFKQTWNTVKYAPADSIQRTVNEQSAEQHYGILSYDPGESENKCYPDGDLSEWSGDKPVSSTAEASLYLREDEGYLYMMGRFKKPFSFDKDKLAIGIGLTGRGNRSSSAYKLSFSDPADFLLVLDGKSRTRLLTNAYYDLFYYQYAKQNRVFPESMGTPKKDSGIFNPIKMLLSYQIVLPFDKTIPPQSYEAGLLKFGDANPKSPSYDSLADFYFEDNAFEIRIPWYLLSVVNPAERLQVDDFYQNGQISFCTFDRIGIGAARISASGITQVKMSSVPFNGWNTSTFHARLKRSYQIIRKGFLRVMKEYQ, via the coding sequence TTGAATCAAATAAGAAAGCGTTTGTGGATTATCCTGATTCCCGCTTTATGCATTGCCGCTGCCGCCTTGTTTGTGATTTTTCAGAATCAGCGAAGGGATCCCTACCCGTCGCCGCCTAAAACCGTTCAGGCGGCGGACATAGTCGGAATACGGCTCAATTCACGGACAAATGGAAAATATTTTTATCTAAATAAGAATGGCAAATGGACATGCATGTTCCTTAAAGGTGTCAACATCGGATTGACATTGCCGACAACGGATCTTGACAATCCTGATATTCCTTACAGCACATATCTGAAGTGGTTTTCGGAAATTTCCGCGATGAACGCAAACACCATCAAAGTCTATACTGTTATGAATCCGGATTTCTACAATGCACTTTATGATTATAACAGGGGTCATCCCAAGTCTATTCTTTATCTGCTTCAGGGGATATGGTTCAATGAGGAGGAGATGTCCGTTATCGGCGACGCCTTTGGAGAAAATGAAACGATTCTCAAGCAGTTTGAAAGAGCGGCTCTTGAAACTGTAGATATCGTCCACGGGAAAAGCGATTATACTTCATATGGAAGCATCTCGAAAGCAACCTATCACAAGGATGTGTCGGAATATGTGGCCGGCTATATCATGGGGCTGGAATGGTCGCCTGACTTTGTAATAAAGACCGATAACGCCCATCCGGATCGAAGATTTTATTCAGGGAAATACCTTTATACGCAAAATGCCTCGCCATTTGAATCGTTCTTATGTCAGGCCGGAGACTTTTTGGTCGATTATGAGACTTCCAATTATCATGCGCAGCATCCCGTAGCTTTTTTGAATTGGTCGGGCACCGACCCTATAAAGCACAGCGACGAGCCTGATCTGCAGGAAGACATGGTAAGCGTGGATACCGAGCACATTCAAGGGACAAAGGCGTATGCAGCAGGGCTTTTCGCAGCCATGGATGTTTACCCTTATTATCCCGAATTTTTGAATTATCAGAGGGAGTATGTGAACCATCGGGATCCTTCAGGCAAAACAAATCCGTTTAGAGCATACCTCGGGGATTTGCAGAATCATTACCGCGTTCCGGTAATCGTGTCGGAATTTGGGCTCTCTACTTCCCGAGGCATGGCGCATAAAAGCATTATGGGTTATAATCAAGGGGGTATAAGTGAAACCGACCAGGGGAAAATGGATGTATCGATGCTTGAGGATATTGCCAGGGAGCGCTATGCAGGAGCGATGGTTTTCAGCTGGCAGGATGAATGGTTTAAACAAACGTGGAATACGGTAAAATATGCGCCTGCCGATTCCATTCAAAGGACGGTGAATGAGCAATCCGCCGAACAGCATTATGGAATCCTATCTTATGATCCTGGGGAATCGGAGAATAAATGCTATCCAGACGGCGATTTAAGCGAGTGGTCGGGTGATAAACCTGTATCTTCTACTGCCGAAGCAAGCCTTTATCTAAGGGAGGATGAAGGTTATTTATACATGATGGGACGTTTTAAAAAGCCATTTTCGTTTGACAAGGACAAGCTTGCCATAGGGATTGGTTTAACGGGAAGAGGGAATAGAAGCTCGAGCGCCTACAAGCTTTCCTTTTCAGATCCGGCTGATTTTCTGCTTGTGCTTGACGGGAAAAGTCGTACAAGACTTTTGACGAATGCTTACTATGATTTGTTTTATTATCAATATGCAAAACAGAATCGTGTATTTCCCGAATCGATGGGAACTCCCAAGAAGGATAGCGGAATCTTCAATCCGATAAAAATGCTGCTGAGCTATCAAATAGTATTGCCATTTGATAAAACCATTCCTCCGCAATCTTATGAAGCGGGTCTGCTTAAGTTTGGAGATGCAAATCCGAAAAGCCCATCGTACGATTCACTGGCTGATTTCTACTTTGAAGATAACGCTTTCGAAATCCGAATCCCATGGTATCTGCTGAGTGTGGTCAATCCGGCTGAAAGATTACAAGTGGACGACTTTTATCAAAACGGTCAAATTTCATTCTGCACTTTTGATAGGATCGGAATCGGAGCGGCGAGGATATCTGCTTCAGGTATCACGCAGGTTAAAATGTCATCTGTACCATTCAACGGCTGGAATACTTCCACTTTCCATGCCCGGCTGAAGAGGTCTTATCAGATCATAAGAAAGGGATTTTTGCGGGTCATGAAAGAATATCAGTAA
- a CDS encoding family 2 glycosyl transferase — protein sequence MKKKLPWVRFIFIIFLVALFFLSSGCGNRENFDGQVSGSGKDSFSYVISGNVKYRVKAEGNYFYFYDKGKWNKKFLKGVDIGTTKPGLNPGDLSISYEDYYRWFTEISAMGADCIRVYTAQRPQFYNAFADFNKKSKNPLYLFQGVWINENDITSIGDAYAQNGKIMDDFIQDAKNLADIIHGDITLPLRAGYASGTYTVDVSKYFAGWILGIEWDPNFVKITNNNNPAKNSYDGKYFYTQSASPFEAFLCQVGDELIRYQTEKYKDQVPLAFTNWFTTDPLTHPNEPHPDDDMVSVNMEDIKSRDSFLPNEFASYNVYPYYPDSFNYQRDYINYIDSSGKKNPYEAYLKDLKMAHTMPVIIGEFGIPTSRGKAHENVVTGYNQGNISETEQGDMILNMMNSIYKEKYAGGLIFSWQDEWFKKTWNTDQFDVAGNRPLWSNIQNNEQSFGILAFDPGEKTTICCVDADIKDWTKDAPVLTNSTGQLYMKSDERYVYFMAKIPDFDFNASTLVIPMDTIPGQGNIRMNDLNINFDRGADFVIVVNGKNNTRIMVDSYYDSFNYLYAEQYQMLPVIADIAAKNSGRFDQLKQCIGYPMTVPPENTQVPFESYETGKLTFGDGNPSHEDYQSLADFNYKDGILEIRIPWALLNVMDPSEKQIMNDLYQMQSISPTKADGFSVGMGVTGSAGMKVSLDGKFDWNAWTTPTFHERLKPAYYLLQKGLVKFQ from the coding sequence ATGAAAAAAAAATTACCCTGGGTAAGGTTTATTTTTATAATTTTTTTGGTTGCTCTGTTTTTTCTGTCTTCAGGCTGCGGAAATCGAGAAAATTTTGACGGTCAGGTATCAGGCAGCGGCAAGGATTCGTTCAGCTATGTGATAAGTGGAAATGTGAAGTACAGAGTTAAAGCTGAAGGAAACTATTTTTATTTTTACGACAAGGGGAAATGGAATAAAAAATTCCTGAAGGGTGTGGATATAGGTACGACAAAGCCGGGGCTGAATCCAGGTGATCTTTCGATCAGCTATGAGGATTATTATCGGTGGTTTACCGAGATCAGCGCAATGGGGGCCGATTGCATCCGTGTTTACACTGCACAGCGTCCTCAATTTTATAACGCTTTTGCCGACTTCAATAAAAAATCTAAAAATCCGCTCTATCTCTTTCAGGGTGTTTGGATTAACGAAAACGATATCACATCTATCGGTGATGCTTATGCTCAAAATGGAAAAATTATGGATGATTTCATACAGGATGCAAAGAATCTTGCAGATATAATCCACGGAGATATCACGCTCCCCTTGCGGGCTGGATATGCTTCGGGCACATATACTGTGGATGTTTCAAAATATTTCGCCGGATGGATTCTTGGAATCGAATGGGACCCGAATTTTGTCAAAATTACCAATAACAATAATCCGGCGAAAAATTCATATGACGGAAAATACTTTTATACGCAAAGTGCCTCGCCGTTTGAAGCATTTTTATGCCAGGTGGGCGATGAGCTGATTCGATACCAGACAGAAAAATATAAAGACCAGGTGCCTCTTGCGTTTACCAACTGGTTTACCACGGATCCGCTTACCCATCCGAATGAGCCTCATCCGGATGACGACATGGTATCCGTCAACATGGAGGACATCAAGAGCAGAGACAGTTTCCTGCCAAATGAATTTGCATCTTATAATGTGTATCCTTATTATCCGGATTCATTCAATTATCAGAGGGACTATATAAATTATATAGACTCGAGCGGAAAGAAAAATCCGTACGAAGCGTATCTGAAGGATTTGAAAATGGCACATACCATGCCGGTTATTATCGGCGAGTTCGGGATACCGACTTCAAGGGGTAAAGCGCATGAAAACGTCGTCACCGGTTATAATCAGGGGAATATTTCTGAAACTGAGCAAGGGGATATGATCCTGAACATGATGAATTCCATTTATAAGGAAAAATATGCCGGAGGGCTGATTTTTTCATGGCAGGATGAATGGTTTAAGAAAACATGGAACACAGATCAGTTTGATGTTGCCGGCAACCGGCCGCTTTGGTCCAATATCCAGAATAATGAGCAGTCGTTTGGGATTTTGGCATTTGATCCGGGAGAGAAGACGACAATATGCTGTGTGGACGCAGATATTAAAGACTGGACAAAAGATGCCCCTGTGCTTACGAACAGCACCGGTCAGCTTTATATGAAAAGCGATGAACGGTATGTCTATTTTATGGCGAAGATTCCGGATTTCGATTTCAACGCTTCGACACTTGTGATCCCTATGGATACTATTCCCGGTCAGGGAAACATAAGGATGAACGATTTAAATATAAATTTTGATAGAGGGGCTGATTTCGTCATTGTTGTGAATGGAAAAAACAACACCAGGATCATGGTCGACTCTTATTATGATTCGTTCAATTATCTTTATGCTGAACAATATCAAATGCTGCCGGTCATCGCGGATATCGCTGCCAAAAATAGCGGAAGATTTGATCAGCTAAAACAGTGCATCGGTTATCCGATGACGGTTCCTCCGGAAAATACGCAGGTCCCGTTTGAAAGTTATGAAACGGGGAAACTTACATTCGGCGACGGTAATCCATCCCATGAGGACTATCAATCTCTCGCAGATTTTAACTATAAGGATGGCATCCTTGAAATCCGGATTCCATGGGCCCTTCTGAATGTCATGGACCCTTCAGAAAAACAAATCATGAATGATTTATATCAAATGCAGAGTATTTCTCCGACAAAAGCGGACGGCTTTTCGGTCGGAATGGGTGTTACCGGCAGTGCAGGCATGAAGGTTTCATTGGATGGAAAATTTGATTGGAACGCATGGACGACTCCGACTTTCCATGAACGCTTGAAACCGGCCTATTATCTTCTTCAAAAGGGGCTTGTAAAATTTCAGTAA
- a CDS encoding glycosyltransferase family 2 protein codes for MNIIMRFIYYFNIFCMGYTLVLSLLYIAQLIMSYLKLKQDKKRMPASDYGEYADSENLLPISLVVPAHNEQENIIKNIEELLKLNYPQFELIVVNDGSTDHTHQSIIDHFNLKKIQYSIKVSIPTKDIRAVYYNFEYPNLIYVDKERGGKSDALNAGINVSSYPLFACLDADSRLEKDSLLKLSTEFLKDTSTVVAGGFVRIANGSVIENGEWKRFKIPEKIVEKFQIVEYFRAFLAGRISWGITGSMLIVSGAFGVFSKQAVIDCGGYKNNTIGEDMEIIVRLHRYLRKHKRKYRMKFYEDAICWTQGPMSLHDLRNQRRRWQVGLMDSLLSHKAMMLNPRYGFVGLFSMPYNLLFELLGALIEVLGYFIIPLSLILGILSPYYFILYLMLAVCLGIIYSFGGLILEQIEDKGYMSAEQCFHLTRYAVLENFGYRQYVTLCRVEGMLRYHWIKNDWGKIRRKTFNK; via the coding sequence ATGAACATCATCATGCGGTTTATTTATTACTTCAATATTTTCTGCATGGGATATACGCTTGTTTTGTCACTTTTGTATATTGCCCAGTTGATAATGTCTTATCTAAAGCTTAAGCAGGATAAAAAGCGGATGCCCGCCTCTGATTATGGGGAATATGCGGATTCTGAAAATCTTTTACCGATTTCGCTGGTTGTACCTGCGCACAACGAACAGGAAAATATCATTAAAAATATCGAAGAGCTCCTTAAACTCAATTACCCACAGTTCGAGCTGATCGTCGTCAACGACGGATCAACGGACCATACGCATCAGAGCATAATCGATCACTTTAATCTGAAGAAAATTCAATATTCCATTAAGGTATCCATTCCTACTAAGGACATACGGGCTGTTTACTATAATTTTGAATATCCCAATCTGATCTATGTAGATAAGGAACGGGGTGGAAAATCCGATGCGCTTAACGCAGGAATCAATGTGTCATCGTATCCTCTTTTTGCCTGCCTTGACGCCGATTCACGCTTGGAGAAGGATTCATTGCTCAAGCTTTCCACAGAGTTTTTGAAGGACACCAGCACCGTTGTGGCGGGAGGATTTGTACGGATTGCAAACGGCTCGGTCATCGAAAACGGGGAGTGGAAGAGATTTAAAATCCCTGAAAAAATAGTGGAAAAATTTCAGATAGTAGAATATTTCCGGGCGTTTCTGGCCGGCCGCATAAGCTGGGGGATTACCGGCTCCATGCTGATTGTATCCGGTGCCTTTGGTGTTTTCAGCAAACAGGCGGTTATCGATTGTGGCGGATATAAGAACAACACGATTGGAGAGGATATGGAAATCATCGTTCGTCTTCACCGATATTTGCGCAAGCACAAAAGAAAATACAGGATGAAGTTTTATGAGGATGCTATCTGTTGGACACAGGGGCCGATGTCTTTGCACGATCTGCGGAATCAAAGAAGGCGTTGGCAGGTGGGACTAATGGATTCGCTGCTTTCCCATAAAGCGATGATGCTCAATCCCCGCTATGGATTTGTAGGATTGTTTTCGATGCCGTATAATTTGCTGTTTGAATTGCTGGGAGCCTTGATAGAGGTGCTTGGATATTTCATTATTCCGCTATCGCTGATTCTTGGCATTCTCAGTCCTTATTATTTTATTTTGTATCTTATGCTGGCAGTGTGCCTGGGTATTATTTATTCATTTGGGGGACTGATTCTCGAACAGATTGAAGACAAGGGATATATGTCTGCGGAACAATGTTTTCATCTGACACGGTATGCGGTACTTGAAAATTTCGGATATCGCCAGTATGTCACACTCTGCAGAGTGGAGGGAATGCTTCGTTACCATTGGATTAAAAATGACTGGGGAAAAATCAGGCGCAAGACTTTTAATAAATGA
- a CDS encoding HEAT repeat domain-containing protein: protein MINRKIDDRLDLIFKSSDRDDMRRKILGLKKFAEENSPGMRILCSKLLDYADRPTISQTCQNVVSELIKIIKPMEYYKFVLKNGDPYQKARICREIANHGRKEAIPDIRPMADSKNKDLSYNSAMALSVLGDEGSVVDFILNCEKNYEYSHRIIIEVLEKYAGNISSLARRLIAQGDEYIRVSVIKGIAKYRLSEFEETYLQGLNSRNMDMKIACIRALGKIADPKSERSLIIETHDLNWQVRAAAVEELSNFPTETGMKAVTEAIQDTDWWVRHNAAKSLIRMDASHKYVYAVLKGYDKYASDAVKNELSKAYNMGKGEVAKV, encoded by the coding sequence ATGATCAATCGGAAAATCGATGATAGGTTGGATCTGATTTTCAAAAGCTCCGATCGGGATGACATGAGGAGAAAAATACTCGGATTAAAAAAATTCGCAGAAGAAAATTCGCCGGGGATGCGAATCCTATGCAGCAAGTTGCTGGATTATGCCGATCGGCCGACCATATCACAAACATGCCAGAATGTGGTATCTGAGCTTATCAAAATTATTAAGCCCATGGAATATTATAAGTTTGTCTTGAAAAACGGAGATCCTTATCAAAAGGCGCGTATTTGTCGTGAAATTGCAAACCATGGCCGAAAAGAAGCGATACCCGATATACGTCCTATGGCGGATTCTAAAAATAAAGATTTGTCTTATAACTCAGCCATGGCTTTGTCGGTCCTTGGTGATGAAGGCTCTGTGGTGGACTTTATCCTGAACTGTGAAAAGAACTACGAATATTCCCACCGGATTATTATTGAAGTCCTTGAGAAGTATGCGGGAAATATCAGTTCGCTCGCCCGAAGATTGATTGCCCAGGGCGACGAATATATCAGGGTAAGTGTCATAAAGGGAATAGCGAAGTATCGTTTAAGCGAATTCGAGGAGACGTATTTGCAGGGTTTAAACAGCAGAAATATGGATATGAAGATCGCCTGCATCCGCGCATTGGGGAAGATAGCCGATCCAAAGAGTGAGCGCTCTTTGATCATTGAAACGCATGATTTAAACTGGCAGGTTCGCGCCGCCGCAGTGGAAGAGCTTAGTAATTTCCCGACCGAAACCGGTATGAAGGCAGTAACAGAGGCAATTCAGGATACAGATTGGTGGGTAAGGCATAACGCTGCAAAATCGTTGATCAGGATGGATGCCAGTCATAAATATGTGTACGCCGTTCTGAAAGGATATGACAAATATGCTTCGGATGCTGTTAAAAATGAACTGTCCAAAGCGTATAATATGGGCAAAGGGGAGGTGGCGAAGGTATGA